The following nucleotide sequence is from uncultured Erythrobacter sp..
GATTTGGCCTTATCGCGCCATTCCTCGAAATTGCGGTTGCGAAACACGACACCCCGGCCTCGCATTCGGACAATTAGTCGTCCTTCCGCATCGAACAACTCGACCACATAGGTTTCGTCATCGCCGGACTTTTCGCGCTCGTAGCGACCGCGTACCGCCATTCCGGTGCCGGGATCGCCGCAATGCCAGTCGGTCCAAGTCAACGCTGACCACTGACCGTCTTCCATTCCGCCAAGTGCCATGATCGCGCCGACGCTTGTCCAGAAATTCTGAGCCTGGATCACAATCGGATGATGCGAGCCAAGGGTCAACCAAGGCCATTCGGCGGTATCGGTCGAACATCCAAATTCGACCGAACCATCATCGGCGATGGAATGGGAATGCGAATACGACTTTGTGAACTGGCGTGCCATCGATCTTCCGAGCCAACCAGCCGCCGCTACTCTTTCACATACTTCTGGAAGCTCTTGCGCAGCTTCATGATCTTGGGCGGGATCACGGCGAGGCAATAGGGATTGCGCTGACCTTCGCCGTCCCAATATTCCTGATGATAGTCCTCTGCCGGATACCATGGCATTGATTGCTCGCCGCCATCCAGACCTTCTACGGTCGTCACTGCTGTCTTACCATTGTCGGCATTCCAGCGACCAATCGCGGCTTCAGCTTCAGTGCCTTGTTCGTCCGACAGCGGGAATATCGCCGAGCGATATTGCGTGCCGACATCGCCGCCCTGGCGGTTAAGCTGGGTCGGGTCATGGGTGCCAAGGAACACGTCGTAAATCTCAGGCAGAGTGATGACGCTCGGATCGAAGGTCACCCGGATACCCTCGGCATGGCCGGTCGAGCCGGTGCACACTTCCTTGTAGGTCGGGTCAGCCTTGTCGCCGCCGATATAGCCGCTTTCGACTTCGGTCACGCCAATGACATCGCGGAACACCGCTTCGGTGCACCAGAAGCACCCGCCGGCTACGATTGCCTGTTCCATCAATTCGATCTCCTGTTTCGACGAATGACATAGGAAGGTCGACCAGCATTGCCAGTGCTGTCGGTTGGTCTTGTCTTCACGGTCTCAGCGCGTAAGGACAGGCACACAGGATTTTTCGAGAGAGGCTCCCAGATGAAACTTGCTCTTCTTGCTCCGTTTGCCGTTGTCGCCGGTGCGGCGATGCTGACCGTTGCTGCTCCCGCAACAGCCGATGATCACGCTGCTGCGCCGGCCCTAGCTGAAGTGTTGGCGCATGAGCGCCGCGATGATGACCGTGCACGCGACCAATATCGCAATCCGTCCGAGACGCTGGCGTTCTTCCAGATCGAGCCGACCATGACGGTGGCCGAATATGGCCCGGGCGGCGGCTGGTACACCCGCGTGCTCGCGCCGTACCTGATGCCGGCTGGTAAATATGTCGCCTTCAATCAGGATAGCGACGGGCGCACCTATCGCACCCGCGCGCAGGAAGCGCGGTCCAAAGGCTGGACTGAAGCATTCAAGTCTGGCCTCGCCGAAGGAATGGGCGTCGATGCCAGCGACGTGACTGCGTTCGAGACTGATGAAATGCCGGAAGACGTGGCGGGTACGGTCGACCGAGTGGTGATCTTCCGTTCGATGCATGGGCTCAATATCGGTAACACTGCCGATCAGGTGCTCAAGGCCGCGCGGATGATGCTGAAGGATGATGGCATGGTCGGCGTTGTGCAGCACCGCGCTCCGGAAGGTGCGAGCTACGATGATTACGGTGCACGCCAGCGCGGCTATATGCGCAAGGCCGATGTGATCGCGATCTTCGCTGCGAACGGTTTTGAGCTGGTCGCCGAAAGCGAGATCAACGCCAACCCCAACGACCCGGCCAATTGGGAACGCGGCGTGTGGACGCTGCCCCCGGTGCTGGCGACGGGCGAAGACGATGCGCGGCGCGACGAGTATCTCGCCATCGGTGAAAGCGACCGTATGACGCTGCTGTTCAAGAAAGCGAACTAAGCCATGATCGCACGCACACTTTTCTCCCTCGCAGGCGTCG
It contains:
- the msrA gene encoding peptide-methionine (S)-S-oxide reductase MsrA codes for the protein MEQAIVAGGCFWCTEAVFRDVIGVTEVESGYIGGDKADPTYKEVCTGSTGHAEGIRVTFDPSVITLPEIYDVFLGTHDPTQLNRQGGDVGTQYRSAIFPLSDEQGTEAEAAIGRWNADNGKTAVTTVEGLDGGEQSMPWYPAEDYHQEYWDGEGQRNPYCLAVIPPKIMKLRKSFQKYVKE